The following coding sequences lie in one Saccopteryx bilineata isolate mSacBil1 chromosome 5, mSacBil1_pri_phased_curated, whole genome shotgun sequence genomic window:
- the LOC136338365 gene encoding gamma-crystallin F-like, protein MGKITFYEDRGFQGRHYECSSDHSNLQPYFSRCNSVRVDSGCWMLYEQPNYSGCQYFLRRGDYPDYQQWMGLSDSVRSCRLIPHTSSHRIRLYEREDYRGQMMELAEDCSSLHERFHFSEIHSLNVLEGYWVLYEMPSYRGRQYLLRPGDYRRYHDWGTMDARVGSLRRAMDFY, encoded by the exons ATCACCTTCTACGAAGACCGCGGCTTCCAGGGCCGCCACTACGAGTGCAGCAGCGACCACTCCAACCTGCAGCCCTACTTCAGCCGCTGCAACTCGGTGCGCGTGGACAGCGGCTGCTGGATGCTGTATGAGCAGCCCAACTACTCGGGCTGCCAGTACTTCCTGCGGCGCGGGGACTACCCCGACTACCAGCAGTGGATGGGCCTCAGCGACTCGGTCCGCTCCTGCCGCCTCATCCCCCAC ACCAGCTCCCACAGGATCAGACTCTACGAGAGGGAAGATTACAGAGGCCAGATGATGGAGCTCGCTGAGGACTGCTCCTCACTTCACGAGCGCTTTCACTTCAGTGAGATCCACTCCCTCAACGTGCTGGAGGGCTACTGGGTCCTCTATGAGATGCCCAGCTACCGGGGGCGGCAGTACCTGCTGAGGCCGGGGGACTACAGGCGCTACCACGACTGGGGGACCATGGATGCCAGGGTGGGCTCTTTGAGGAGGGCCATGGATTTCTACTGA